GAAGTCGGCCTGTTGCTATGGCAACTCTTCGTTTAGCTTTTTGGAATAAAACTGTCAGTTGCTCCTGCAGCAAATAGTGGCGAAAACTCCCGCGTTTTACTCTTGAGACCAGAGCCTTTTTCATCtgccttttaaaacattttagccTTCTAGCACATTCATTTAGTATaattttagtatagtttaatTTAGTATAATTATTGGTGTTAAATATTTGTTGCTTGTATTTTACTTGTTCCAGGCGTTGGAGAGCCGGCTCTTCTTTTTGTTTCAGGTTTTTCCTTCCTGCAGGTTTCTCAGCTTCAGGACCTGCACCAGCCCATCTGGAGGTAAAATATGCAGCTTTTTATTGAagtagccccttccggaccggatcctgacttCGTTTCTGGTGATACAGAACTAATACAGAGCTACTAGCTATTAGTGTCACGTATTACACACAATAAGCTGAAAGGGTGTTAATGGTGATCAGTTTACTGACTGTATTCCAATTTACTGTCCTGCACTTGCAACATGTCCACAACTGTTTACTGTCCCTGCCAGTGGGGAGTCTCTTTACCGCATGTACGAGTGGTTATGTGCTCATTGAACAATTTCATTACTATTTTCTGTCTAGCGGCGAGACGCAGAGGAGCAGCGACGACATCCAGTGACGTCGGAGGAGGACACCATCACCGCTTCATTGGCGACATCTTGTTTTCTTCTCCAattacagactttttttttactttttctagtTTAATTGAATTGGTTTTAGGTTGGAGCAGTGAAGACGAGGACACCAGACATGGAGCGGCAGATCAGGTTCACCAACCCCGAGGACGACTTCCACTACTACAAGGAGGAAATTGGGTCCGGTGGCATGTCCCTTATCTTCAaggtatttttattattcacttTTAACCTGCATTTCATCCACATACTGAGTGCCACGCCCAGTTTCAACTGTAGGGGGAGGAGATTGGAGCTTTTCTAAAAGAGGACACCTTAGCTTGGGACTCTAGTGAAAATTCCACTGGCATGAACAGcagaacatttaaagaaaaattagGAGTTAAAATGTCTGACTGACTGTTTGTGCTGTTGGTGAGAAACGAGTGAAGTGCTGATCTTTTCTCTGTATTCTGTCTTGTTTCAGGCCAGAAACCTGCAGACAGACCAGATCGTGGCTAGGAAGATGACCAGGCCTGaactcggtgtgtgtgtgtgtgtgttgtgtgtgtgggatgatTGGATCATTGATCAGTTTCTGTCTTTGTCTTTATAATTATTGAATTCATCATTGCAGTTGAAAGAATGTGGGATGAAGTAGAAATGTTACGAAATTTCGACCATCCAAACATTCCAGCTTATGTGGCCAGCTTCTACTGgtgagagaaaacacacacacacacacacacacatacacacacacacacacaaaaggattTCCCTGTTTAATGATCTTGTAATAGATTAAtagattaaaatgtttcaaCTCATCCAgtcaccttttctttcttttcttttgtaggGACGCTTTTGTCCAGTTGTTCATCGAGTTGTGTGAAGGGGGCTCGCTGATGGACATCGTTCAGAGTAATACACCtttcttgtgtgtgttagatgtgtgtatgatgtgtggtTTTTGTACAGTCCTTCATTGCTGTGGTTTGATGTTTGGATTTACAGAAACTGGTCCCCTGTCAGAGCTGCAAATTGCCTTTGTTTGCAGAGAAACCTTGAAGGTAACCACACCATCCACacccaatctctctctctctctctctctcacacacacacacacacacacacaacacatgttTGCAGACCCTTGGtttcatgttctgtgtgtgtctgactagGCCCTGGACTACGTCCACAAGAAGGGGATTGCCCACAGGGATGTAAAGGCGGGCAACATCCTCCTCACGGAGAGCGGCGAGGTGAAGCTAAGTAAGTTCTGCAGAACGAcggaaatgtgtgtttgttgcagGGGGAAAATGTGAAGAACTGTGTTTGAAGGATCTTTCTTGCTGCAGGTGACTTTGGACTCGCTGCACAGCTGGATTTTGCCAGAGGGAACTGTACGGTGACGGGAACTCCACACTGGTGGGTTCAGAATGTTCTAAGATCACATGAACAGACAGACCATCATCATGTGTTAAAGTGTGTATCTCTGCGCTGGCGCCTGTGTTAACTTCTCAGCTGTGTGTGCAGGATGGCACCGGAGGTATCAGTCTCCCATATGTGCGGTGGCGGCTACAACCACCTCTGTGACCTGTGGTCTCTTGGGATCACAGCAATAGAGCTGGCAGAGGTGTTTCCCCCCAGCTACAACCTGAGCATTGAAGGCTTCTTCCGCCACATGCGCAGCTTCAGCTTCCAGCCCCCGACTCTGGACGAAGAGAAGTGGTGAGTCAGTCTGACCTCAGCCAAGGAGCCTCAGAAACATCTTCACTGCTTCTCATCAGAGCAAAGACACTTTAAGATGTTGCTCTTCTCTCCTCAGGTCTGCTGAGTTCTGCCACTTTGTGAAGCTCTGCCTCACAGAAGATCCGGAGCAGAGGCCCAGCGCAGAGGAACTTCTCTTAGTAAGACATTTGTCACATTTAGTCCCCTGGCTGATGTCACTATACTGACAGTGAATGAAGAGCAATATGAACATCCTGATGTTGGCAGCAGTGTTTGTAGATGCTGCTCATGCCTACAACTAACAGCCCCTTATTCCAACCTGTGTGCAGCATCCCTTCATCACTCAGTCGGGGCTGTCTGAGGACCTGATGCTGGATCGGCTGAACCAGCGTCAACACGCCGTCGAGGACCAAGGCCACCTGATCCCAGCCGCCGCCCAGCTCCCCTCTCAGCCTGTGTCATCTGCAGCATCAGATGACATCGAGCCTGAGCTGCAGAGCTTGAGGGGCTCTGACACAGAGCCCCGGTCTCCGGAACCATCCGACCCCGCTGCTGTGTCAGATGGAGCCCGGATGTCAGCAGGGTCGCTTCCCCGTCCAGTTTCCCCCCTGCACCTGCCTGACCGTCGAGGGACCGCGCCTGTCCGAGGAAACAGGGTGCGGCGGTTCTTCTGCCGCCTGCCACAGGCTTTCCACCGACTCCCCCGTGCCCTGCGACGCTGCTTCTCAAGGTTCAGCTGCACCTCCTGTGGGTGCAGTGACAACTGAAGCCCTGGAAGCAGCAGAAGAACGAGAAGAAACAGCAACAAGGTCAACCGTCATTTACGATTTTACAGCGTTTTACAACTTTTTTTACTATTAGAACATCCTTCAACACGTTATTATCACGTATCCAGATGTGTCTGATACACAATCTTTCTGACAAGATGTGGCAGGAATGAAGACTTTTTGCTCCCTCATTACACAGAGTTAAATGTGTAACTATGTTGTGTGTAACTCCTTGTGTCTGCTCGCTTCCCCGAGTTCTGCTACACGACACACAGATGGTTTGTTCATACAGGCAGCGTCTTCATTCGCAGGTTTCACTCTGTACAACGTGTTGGTTTTATAGAACAGTGTGATTCATATCATCTCGTGTTTTACTGTGTTTCAGATGCAGCTGCTGACGTGTGAAGACCACAGCAGCCAGTCCACTCACTGAGTTGTGGAACTGTCAGCAGTTTCATCAGCGTCCTGATGGTGGGACTAGAGCATTTAGACTCTAGCTTGTCACCTGCGGATGAAGAAGTATGATAAAGGATCAAGAATTGATAAGTTATCATACTACCACTGATGAAGACTTTAGATCCCTGGCAGGTTCCACCGTCAGTGGGTGAGATGTAGGCTTCTCCCACAGAACGATCCTGGATTCTACTAAGGCCGGCAGGAGGAGAGAAACCAAGTAAGCAACAGGTTACAGAACAAAACACCAATTTTCATCAGGATACGGAGCAGGatgtctagactcttctcattCCCTGCTGCTTTTACACCACAAATAACTGTATGTCTAGTTTTGCTAGttggttcatttgaaataaaaacagttttcAGCAGGATCAGCGGTTTTGTCCAGTTATTGTGTTAAAGCGAATCCATTCTTTCTTCACACAGGACAACTCCAAAACCAACAAATCCGTTCTGGCGACGCCTATtgggagcagccgaaggaaggagaaggaggatacagaaatacatcaaataaaatatCCGCTTTACTGTTACATTCTGAGcatcatgtttttattgcattctaGCTCATTAGATTGAAGTCCACGCCCCATGGCCCTGATGATTCTTACCTCAGTGACAGTGAAAGCTGAATAAAAACTCCAGTAAATTATAGGTTCTGTTACAGGACAGCATGCTTTACTCTACATTTTGCAAACCTTTCCTTTTgtctggtggcagtggtggcctagcggtttaatAAGTGGCTTGGTAAtaagaaggttgtcggttcgaaacCCGACTGGCCGAGGAGCCATTGAGcaaactgtccccacacactgctccccgggctcctgacatggctgcccactgctcaccagaggtgatgggttaaaagcagtgtatgttgtgctgcgtatcacaatgatcatcacttcacttttctggTGCCACACTTTTTATTAGGTACGTCCTTTAGGATTGTAGAACCTAGAACTgaaatatgtacatgtacatattaaactaaattaatCAAGTCTTGACAGATCAATTTCCAAATCCTAAAGGCAAGTGCTGAGAATGTTTTTAGTTCAACCTTCAGTGTTTTCAACCTACCAGATACATTATTAAGCTGTTAATGATCCCAAGATCCTAATTAAACAATCGCTGGAATGAAAACTCTTCCAGGAATCAAGAAACTGTGCTGCGACGTGAACTTCAGAAGATTCCTGCAGTCCCCTTAGCAGGGATGTTGTACCTGGGAGTAGTTCAATCACACAAGAAACCCATTCTGTGCAGCATGCGCTTCTCACTCCTCAAACTGTCCCGTGAAACCAACTAATTGTAAAATCCTCATGATCCGAGTGTGAGGAAATTACACTCAGTAGACGGTGTTTGCAGGTTTTGGGGTTGGGGTCCTTTTCTTCATCTTATTAGTAAATTCTTGACCCTGGTCATGGTGCAGGCACACAGGGAAACCTCAACACAAAGTCTCCAAATATCTTTCCTGCTGTTGTCTGCACTGACTTATTCTTGCAGGGGTACGCTTGTGCGAAGTGGTATATCACCACCCGGATGTATTCGTACCCTcctttacatttatccagatgCAGGGAACAAAGGGATGTGAGATAGCTAAATTGGTTGGTTTATTGGGCAATTTGCTCTTCACACAGCTGCATACACGGTTGATGTCCTGTTCTGTATCTCTGCATATGAGGCCATGTGCAGTACTCTCTCCACCCCCAGATGACCCATCTCCTCATGAAGTCTGAACACCAGACTGTGAAACCTCTCCGACAAGACCATCTGGGGCCGAGTAGTTGGGATCGATAAAGCAGCCCGTCATCTTCCAAGAGAATCGCTTCTTGTACCGGCCCAAACGGCCATGCTCAGCAACACACCCAATCGCTGGTTAGCATACACACCACACCCATACACATGGAGTAAGATACATACAGATGAATTTTTAGCTCTAGGCATGGAATGGTCACTAATGGTTCTCCTCAGCAGCTGTCTCATGTTCACCTGCAGGTCGGGTGAGAGAGGGGCCGACGGAACTTTTACTTTCACCATCGCCTCTTCCCACGCTTCATTTCCTGTTCATTAATTTTTTAGAACATCTCCGCTTTCTTACACTCaaatgtaatgcatttctgATCGCTTCTGTAATGACTTCTGGTGACTCCACCCCATTCTCTTGCAACCGTTCTATTACATTGAAGCCAATGATTGGTTCGCCTGTCATTCCTTCATTGTCAGTGATCAGTACCGGAATACACAACTGCAGTGCAGGTCAGATCTGATCTCCATCCAGCCTGAAAAGGGGATTGCTGTCTTATTAACTGCTTTTCCCTCTAAAGCATCTTGGCCCAGAATCTCCACCAGACTTCTCAATGTTTTGTGTGGTTGATGGTGCTGATTCCAATTCTCCCTCATCAGGCAGACCTATGAGCCCAGATCCCACAATGCTCTTGTTTCAACATTGTCTAAGTGTCAGAGGATGTTGTACTTCTTTCCCATCAGGTTAACTAGACAGGAGTTTTGTTTTAAGGACAGAAGACTGACTATGGATGAGGTAGTTTGTTGGGGTATTTAAAGACAGGGCCATTAaaccaaaaggaaaaaacaaaactccTTCAATTTAGAGCAGTTTGTAGAACCTGGACCTGTATGGACCCACATCCCTTCAGCACCACAGCTTTTAGACTCTGGGCTAGAAGAGAaataattagtggtgggccgttatcggcgttaacgtgctgcgttaacgtgagactcttatcgggcgataaaaaaaatatcgctgttaatctattcacaaagttgggttgggagttgggtctatactacgcaagctattgtgccggagttaaatggttagatttataagtatatttcttctttcttgtgtcttttattttcttattttctaaagacttttatttagtttttgagacccggtttagttctcttagacacatggtgtgagttgtgagaggtgcgtggggtttgtgtgcaaaaagttatttctttcattttaatttatgtacatattaggaatattttgcatgtgtgttattttgtgaatatttttttatgttcttctaatactgtatattgtagagagaggtgtgacgcgatgttctgacgcgaccttgctttttgtacaggaatgttttgtaaattgtgaatgctttatgttaatgttcagttctcttggacacatggagtgagttgtgagagagagaggtgcagaaagacgcgatgtgtaacacgatgttctgacgcgaacttgctttttgtacagaatacactttgcacagaaagtctcttgggtgtcagctcatcatttgtggttcaagaaacgaaatcaaagttacacaacgcagaagaagaaccgctacactatgatgtctttcaccttgatattttagcgcggatgtatacctagccgaattgcactgtagggggcgagaacgagtcttcgaactgtgaaattaccacatcaaacgtgacggggtaacatggatgcagctatttaactgaataaacagttggtaaacacaagtacatcttattgaacataatttattttcatctccaattatcatagtagaacagctttctcaagcagtttgtgatgcattttgaaacaggagatgagcccctggtctaatgcgccacctggcttgagaaacccgttctcaaagacttacttttagtcattatttgggtagcacacatattctgaatgccttcggcagaattcaaatgagccattttactctagattaattcaatgattacagtgagattaatctagattaagaaaattaatctatgcccacctctagaaATAACGTTtatctggaacctggtgctacatgtaacatttgaacgattagacataCAGAcgtaaagtgcacgtgtgccacacagacaaactgggctacataaagtgcaaacaggggacacaggcggtgcaagaataacatttaactaaaaatatgtagacaacaatgagacagacaatgaataataaaggagcgaagtaaaatagtgcaaaatgGAACGAAACGATATTACAGAGAGATAATCATACAATATAACataggtagtgtgtgtgtcagtccagagtggaaagtctctgagtgttcaggtgtctgatggctgtgggatgaagctgttgcagtctggcagtgagggcccgaatgctccggatttttctggatggtaggagggtgaagagtgcatgtgaatGATGTGTAAAGTCCTTCACAAttctggtggctttcctgatgcagcgtgtgtggtaaatgtccgttatggagggaaaagAGACTCCGAGGATCTTCTCAGTTGTTCTCAATATCCGCTGTAGGGtatttaaggggcagtggtggcctagcggttaaagaagtggccacgaatcctgattcgccaaggtgccactgaacaaagcaccgtccccacacactgctccctgggtacCTGCTTTTGCAAGGAACAGTAGACAAATATTGTCATATCATGATGTGACATGATGATTGGCCCCTACCCATGAAGACTGTATAATGAAATGCTCCAACAATGTATTATCTTAACATTCAAAAGTGGCAAGAGTTtggaaatgatttattgtggtaTAATTGTGATTATTAAAGTTTCAAAAAAACTTAACTGCTTTATTATCAGCTGATAAAAACCTGCAAACATCTTGTAATGAGTGTAATTTCCTCACACTAGGATTTTACAATTAGTTGGTTTCACGGGACAGTTTTAGCGCAGTTGCTTGGTCTCGTCCACTGTCCAGGCTGATGTTTGTAAATGTGTAGGATTGTAATCAATTAATTCCACTGTCTTCAGTGAAAGAGAAATATTGATTAATGATGAATCATTAGGAGATAATGATTACCCAGGAGCCCAGGGGCCCATAGTGACCCCGTCATCAAGTGACAGAACGTTGCAGCCCAACAAAAATAGATTTTAGACAgatattgaaatattgtttcACCCAGACAACCCCCATAGTGCGATCgtaaataatatttatacatttttatgtaatatctaaaatattgtatattacacatgaaataacaaaaaaaaaaagtttagtttttttttttaatctaaaactAAAATATCAATACAGACTATAAAAAATACTGCAAAACTAAACAAGGACACTAAACAAGGACAAGCAGGACAACATCGTGTAAGTGTCAcatccctgtctaggggtcaggaaacatgacaacaaacgaggggaatgtgtgcagtggaaagacacagataccaagcccaagtgaaatattgtgcttttatttacagtgagtggtgaacaaccaaccaaacctaaagtgctatatacaacaactacacaacaattcacaggaggacaacacaccatgaaaggagacaaaaaaaaaaaaaacacacaacaaagccacaactaaccacactaatcactagcacacaacaaaggcttatccaaCTCGAACACAAGCCAaaaactccaactccaaaactctcctctcgctgcttcctcctcctccggctccacaacaatgagccctgaatggtggctggtatGGTCcttaagtacatttacatttagagcatttatcagacgcccttatccagagcgacttacaatcagtagttacagggacagtccacccctggagcaatttaaggttaagtgtcttgctcagggacacaatggtagtaagtgggatttgaacccgggtcttctggttcacagacaagtgtgttacccactaggctactaccaccctaccagtACTACcagtagttctctgtcctgtgcgttgattggctgccagttgatgagggaattggtctccacccagcagacagcctaaaagagaaacacgcacaacacagagcaccccaagccattctacggcctaaacaCCCCATAAGATCAGCAGGACTGAAACCGAGCGATTCTTGTGTGGTCTCACGAACAGCAAACAGCAACAATGGAAGAGCTTCatcccactctctctctgtttctacACAATATACCCGAAACATGGTGAAAGCGTTCAAGAGCTCCTTGACTCTCTGGATGATAGGCACTCAAAGTTATGTGCTTAATGGAGAGCTCTGAGAGGACCTGCTCAAACAATCGTGACATAaaatttgaaccttggtctgtTTGTACCACCTTAGGTAAGCCACAAGGGATCAGTGCTTTAAtgattggttttgttttcaacGAACGAAGAGGAATAGCCTCAGGGTAACGAGTAGCAGCACACatgattgtgaataaaaacttaTTTCCAGCCTTTGTCTTTGGCAATGGACCTACACAGTCTAATATGACACGCTCAAATGGTTCTCCAATCACTGGGATAGGCTGAAGTGGAGCTGGTGGAATGACCTGATTAGGCTTCCCTGCCAATTGGCAAGCATGGTTGACTACATCAGATTTGAGGCCCGGCCAGAAGAAATAATGTAAGATGTCATCATACGTTTTCTCAATGCCTAAATGACCCGCAAAATCGTGATCGTGTCCCAACGTCAACACATGCTCCCGAAATCTAGCCGGAACCACCAGTTGATGAACTGTGTTCCACCCCAAATCCGCACTCTGTGGTGGAGTCCATTTACGCATGAGCACCGTGTCCCAATAATACTCTACAGAGTGACCTGAAGTGTCGTCCTTCGTCACGGCATCCGAACGGCACTTTGCTAATGACGGATGGTTCTGCTCATGTACAACCTCTGTTTGGTCAACTGAGAGCGTTAACTTACTATCAGTACCTTCCCTCTCGTCCCGCACAGATGGACCTTCAGTCGAGTTTGACACCGCTGTTAGGGACCTAGAGCTTTCAGACCTGTGATCTGGAGATAAGAAAGATTCAGACAGATCCACAGTATCCAGAAATTTTTGTGACTGAGCTCTCGTAACTGCACAAGCAGGAAAAGTACTAGTATTCTGAGTGGGTACGGAGCAAACCAGAGGATTTCTAATCAcctcaggagaggaaaaaaTCTGTCCGCCAGCCAAATCGTTACCAAGAATAAAATGAATCGCATTCATTGGTAAATGAGGACGAGTAGCGACGTTAGCCAAACCAGAAAATAGTTTGCTTTTAATATGGACAGAATGCAAGGGAACAGTCATAACAGTCATATCGAGTCCCTGCACTAGCACATCATAACCACTATAAGAGTCTTCCGAAAATGGTAAACAGGAATCCAAAATAAAAGATTGCGCGGCGCCTGTGTCACGCAATAATTTAATTGGCACACGTTCTTTTTCAGACTCACCCACAGAAACAAACGCATCAAAAACGAAAGGACTAAACTCCTTATTTACTGAATCTTTCACCTGGGTCACTCTAACATTATCTACCAAGCCAACCCCCTTCTTCACAGGGTTTTTCGAGGATTGTTCCTTCTGTTTTAAAACAGGGCAATCCGCAACAAGATGTCTGACCTTATGGCAGTAAAAACACTCACGAGACTCCGTCTGCCTGGATGCTCGGTCCGACCTCGGATTTCTCCAGCCTTGCCGTGGGAATGTCAGTCTGAACGATCCTACGGACTGGGAAGACGACCCAAAAACATTCCGGCGCGTCAGGACGTAACCTGCTGTGAAGAGCACCAGCGATCAAACGCGTTCTCCTTCTTGCGAGCAAACTCAACAAACGTGACCAGGTCCTCTTTTCAAAGACCCTGGAAACGCTGTCGATACGCTTCCAGTACGAGTTCATAGGCGTTCAAAATAGCAGTCTTCACTATTCCATAATCTAAACTCTGATCTACAGTCAGCGCGGAATACACATCCTGTGCTTTCCCGGTCAACACGCACTGCAACAACACATTAACCGGCCACTTGAATGTAAGGGCAACATGTTCAAAGTGATTAAAATACTTTTCAACTTCCCGTTAAATTAAATGGTGGCACCATACAAATATTACGCGCAACATCAAAATGATTA
The window above is part of the Denticeps clupeoides chromosome 6, fDenClu1.1, whole genome shotgun sequence genome. Proteins encoded here:
- the LOC114792944 gene encoding mitogen-activated protein kinase kinase kinase kinase 3-like, translating into MERQIRFTNPEDDFHYYKEEIGSGGMSLIFKARNLQTDQIVARKMTRPELVERMWDEVEMLRNFDHPNIPAYVASFYWDAFVQLFIELCEGGSLMDIVQKTGPLSELQIAFVCRETLKALDYVHKKGIAHRDVKAGNILLTESGEVKLSDFGLAAQLDFARGNCTVTGTPHWMAPEVSVSHMCGGGYNHLCDLWSLGITAIELAEVFPPSYNLSIEGFFRHMRSFSFQPPTLDEEKWSAEFCHFVKLCLTEDPEQRPSAEELLLHPFITQSGLSEDLMLDRLNQRQHAVEDQGHLIPAAAQLPSQPVSSAASDDIEPELQSLRGSDTEPRSPEPSDPAAVSDGARMSAGSLPRPVSPLHLPDRRGTAPVRGNRVRRFFCRLPQAFHRLPRALRRCFSRFSCTSCGCSDN